One window from the genome of Abyssisolibacter fermentans encodes:
- a CDS encoding PRD domain-containing protein, whose protein sequence is MEEYVIKKILSNNVVFVEKENKNYILVGRGIGFGKKKGFVLENPDTIDEKFISLKGLSENEYENFFSNIDPKIIEQVEAIIEMVKNELGEGLNPNVHVGLIDHINFAINRLKEGIEIVNPFLSETKLLYPAEYNLAEKAVNMLKENLKIYIPEAEVGFLALHIYGGRGEKSKKEALESSKMMNTILSYIEKKFNMKIDKNSFDYKRFIMHLKGVLDRVSNNKTIENILLSKVKEELMIEFKVAFDISKIIEKTLKISMPESEIGYIALHLHRLNSQKA, encoded by the coding sequence GTGGAAGAATATGTGATAAAAAAGATATTGAGTAATAATGTGGTGTTTGTAGAAAAAGAAAATAAAAATTATATACTTGTTGGCAGAGGTATAGGCTTCGGCAAAAAGAAAGGTTTTGTCTTAGAAAATCCAGACACTATTGATGAAAAGTTTATATCTTTAAAAGGACTTTCTGAAAATGAGTACGAAAATTTTTTTAGCAATATAGACCCTAAAATCATAGAGCAAGTTGAAGCAATAATAGAAATGGTTAAAAATGAACTAGGAGAAGGACTCAATCCCAATGTTCATGTAGGACTAATAGACCATATTAATTTTGCTATAAACAGATTGAAAGAAGGGATAGAGATTGTAAATCCTTTCTTGTCCGAGACAAAATTATTATATCCAGCAGAATATAATTTAGCTGAAAAAGCAGTTAACATGCTAAAAGAAAATTTAAAAATCTATATTCCAGAAGCAGAAGTTGGCTTTTTAGCCCTTCATATTTACGGTGGTAGAGGGGAAAAAAGCAAAAAAGAAGCCTTAGAAAGCTCAAAAATGATGAACACAATCCTAAGTTACATAGAAAAGAAATTTAATATGAAAATAGATAAAAACTCTTTTGATTATAAAAGATTTATTATGCATTTAAAAGGCGTATTAGATAGAGTTTCAAATAATAAAACTATTGAAAATATCCTTTTATCAAAAGTAAAAGAAGAACTAATGATTGAATTTAAAGTAGCTTTCGATATTTCTAAAATAATAGAGAAAACATTGAAAATAAGCATGCCAGAAAGTGAAATAGGTTATATAGCATTGCATCTACATAGATTAAATAGTCAAAAAGCTTAA